A genomic stretch from Zeimonas sediminis includes:
- a CDS encoding copper-binding protein has protein sequence MNRLVSRAPALAVAAALAVPGAAFPAQASPPDPSAGHSGVASPLDPAATSTAPAREGLAGAYRPLPSLDPLPWRKLFDERGAFVDHGAPASPAPAAARQASMPGHAPMPGHAATPGQAAGAGVLASADGGDTAPAGADAVATVLRIDREAKRVRLKHGPIRKLEMPGMTMLFQVADPALLDAVSVGDTVGFKVEQRGQAFVVTEWVREGAK, from the coding sequence ATGAACAGACTCGTTTCACGCGCCCCGGCGCTCGCCGTGGCTGCCGCCCTCGCCGTGCCCGGCGCGGCGTTCCCGGCGCAGGCCTCGCCGCCAGATCCGTCGGCCGGCCATTCCGGCGTCGCCTCGCCGCTCGATCCGGCGGCAACGTCCACCGCGCCGGCCCGGGAGGGCCTGGCCGGCGCCTATCGCCCGCTGCCTTCGCTCGATCCGCTTCCCTGGCGCAAGCTATTCGACGAGCGCGGCGCCTTCGTCGACCACGGCGCGCCTGCCTCGCCGGCGCCCGCAGCGGCGCGGCAGGCGTCGATGCCCGGTCACGCTCCGATGCCGGGGCATGCCGCGACGCCAGGGCAGGCCGCCGGGGCCGGTGTCCTCGCGTCGGCCGACGGCGGCGACACCGCGCCGGCCGGAGCCGACGCGGTCGCCACAGTGCTGCGCATCGACCGCGAGGCGAAGCGCGTGCGTCTCAAGCACGGCCCGATCCGCAAGCTCGAGATGCCCGGCATGACGATGCTGTTCCAGGTCGCCGACCCGGCGCTGCTCGACGCGGTCTCGGTCGGCGACACCGTCGGCTTCAAGGTCGAGCAGCGGGGCCAGGCCTTCGTCGTCACCGAATGGGTCCGGGAGGGCGCGAAATGA
- the mgtE gene encoding magnesium transporter — MADEDVLNAEEAEAASSRDYDPGPEAPQSRDPEAASRALGEVQELLRRHRVVLELAHRQRHGEPEERHELVEQLVEKQHLNELRARLDRLHSADIAYVLEALPYPDRMIVWDLVKSERDGEILLEVSESVRESLIQSMDREELVEAVEALDTDEIAELAPDLPTDVVEEVSQGLSIEERAQLRASMSYPEDSVGELMDFEAITVRHDYTLDMVLRELRTLEELPDHTDQVFVVDEQGALLGALPLDRLLINQPDVMVTDVMKRDVLTLQPLEEAGEAAQAFERYDLVSAPVVDPYGRVIGRVTVAEMLDVIREEGESEALAKAGLREEEDLFSSIWDSARNRWPWLAVNLCTAFFASRVIGLFEGTIERVVALATLMPIVAGLAGNTGNQTMTLLVRSIALGQVNASNARRLLLKEFAIAGLNGAAWGTIAGMAAWLLYRSSPQGWLIGLTMGLAIVLNLLVAALIAFAVPFTLERLGRDPAIGSSVLLTFSTDSMGFMIFLGLATLFFS, encoded by the coding sequence ATGGCCGACGAAGACGTCCTGAACGCCGAGGAGGCCGAAGCCGCCTCCTCGCGCGACTACGACCCCGGCCCGGAGGCGCCCCAGTCGCGCGATCCGGAGGCTGCGTCGCGCGCGCTCGGCGAGGTGCAGGAGCTGCTTCGCCGGCACCGGGTCGTGCTGGAGCTGGCGCACCGCCAGCGCCACGGCGAGCCCGAGGAGCGGCACGAGCTGGTCGAACAGCTCGTCGAGAAGCAGCACCTGAACGAGCTGCGGGCGCGGCTCGACCGGCTGCACTCGGCCGACATCGCCTACGTGCTCGAGGCGCTGCCCTACCCGGACCGGATGATCGTCTGGGACCTGGTCAAGTCCGAGCGCGACGGCGAGATCCTTCTCGAGGTTTCCGAATCGGTCCGCGAGTCGCTGATCCAGTCCATGGATCGCGAGGAACTGGTCGAGGCGGTCGAGGCGCTCGACACCGACGAGATCGCCGAGCTCGCGCCCGACCTGCCGACCGACGTCGTCGAGGAGGTCAGCCAGGGCCTGAGCATCGAGGAGCGGGCCCAGCTGCGCGCGTCGATGTCCTATCCGGAGGACTCGGTCGGCGAGCTGATGGACTTCGAGGCGATCACGGTTCGCCACGACTACACGCTCGACATGGTGCTGCGAGAGCTGCGCACGCTCGAGGAGCTGCCCGACCACACCGACCAGGTATTCGTCGTCGACGAGCAGGGCGCGCTGCTCGGCGCGCTGCCGCTCGACAGGCTGCTGATCAACCAGCCCGACGTGATGGTCACCGACGTGATGAAGCGCGACGTGCTGACGCTGCAGCCGCTCGAGGAGGCCGGCGAGGCCGCCCAGGCCTTCGAGCGCTACGACCTGGTCTCGGCGCCGGTCGTCGACCCGTACGGCCGCGTGATCGGCCGCGTCACGGTCGCCGAGATGCTCGACGTGATTCGCGAGGAAGGCGAGTCCGAGGCGCTCGCCAAGGCCGGCCTGCGCGAGGAAGAGGACCTGTTCTCGAGCATCTGGGATTCGGCCCGCAACCGCTGGCCGTGGCTGGCGGTGAACCTGTGCACCGCGTTCTTCGCTTCGCGGGTCATCGGGCTGTTCGAGGGCACGATCGAGCGGGTCGTGGCGCTCGCCACGCTGATGCCGATCGTGGCCGGGCTGGCCGGCAACACCGGCAACCAGACGATGACGCTGCTGGTGCGCTCGATCGCGCTGGGGCAGGTCAACGCGTCGAACGCGCGCCGCCTGCTGCTCAAGGAATTCGCGATCGCCGGCCTGAACGGCGCGGCCTGGGGCACGATCGCCGGCATGGCGGCCTGGCTTCTCTACCGGTCGTCGCCGCAGGGCTGGCTGATCGGCCTCACGATGGGCCTGGCGATCGTGCTGAACCTGCTGGTCGCCGCGCTGATCGCGTTCGCCGTGCCGTTCACGCTCGAGCGGCTGGGCCGCGACCCGGCGATCGGCTCGTCGGTGCTGCTCACCTTCAGCACGGACAGCATGGGCTTCATGATCTTCCTCGGGCTGGCCACGCTGTTCTTCTCGTAG
- the mtgA gene encoding monofunctional biosynthetic peptidoglycan transglycosylase: MLGLGVGWAAALAFAAGLALQAWYFGHVLWWSQIDPGSTAFMRTELARLRQADPKAELRFDWVPYERISVHLKRAVIAAEDAKFTEHEGVDWDAIEKAWLRNLERGRVSHGGSTITMQLAKNLFLSGERSYLRKGQELVITYMIEAVMSKRRILEIYLNVAEWGTGVFGAEAGARHHYGVPAARLGPAQAARMAAMLPRPRYYDANPGSAALARRSAFVARWMGSIEPP; the protein is encoded by the coding sequence CTGCTCGGCCTGGGCGTCGGCTGGGCGGCCGCGCTGGCGTTCGCCGCGGGGCTGGCCTTGCAGGCCTGGTACTTCGGCCACGTGCTGTGGTGGAGCCAGATCGATCCGGGCTCGACCGCGTTCATGCGCACCGAGCTCGCCCGCCTCAGGCAGGCCGACCCGAAGGCCGAGCTTCGCTTCGACTGGGTGCCCTACGAGCGGATCTCGGTCCACTTGAAGCGGGCGGTCATCGCGGCCGAGGACGCGAAATTCACCGAGCACGAGGGGGTGGACTGGGACGCGATCGAGAAGGCCTGGCTGCGCAACCTCGAGCGGGGCCGGGTGAGCCACGGCGGCTCGACGATCACGATGCAGCTCGCCAAGAACCTCTTCCTGTCGGGCGAGCGCAGCTACCTGCGCAAGGGGCAGGAGCTGGTCATCACCTACATGATCGAGGCGGTGATGAGCAAGCGGCGGATCCTCGAGATCTACCTGAACGTCGCCGAATGGGGCACCGGCGTGTTCGGCGCCGAGGCGGGTGCGCGGCATCACTACGGCGTGCCGGCGGCGCGGCTCGGGCCGGCGCAGGCGGCGCGGATGGCGGCCATGCTGCCCCGGCCGCGCTACTACGACGCCAATCCGGGCTCTGCGGCTTTGGCGCGACGCTCGGCCTTCGTCGCGCGATGGATGGGGTCGATCGAGCCGCCCTGA